A window of the Rhizobium brockwellii genome harbors these coding sequences:
- a CDS encoding BA14K family protein, which yields MNKFGIIALSIATAFSGMPASAAPVFVPSPTLSAQPAPQNTDARIMTVACNPYSIVCSGDGDNRRSYRNRDRDNDRDRDRRSYRDRRYDRDDRYGGDRRYDRRYRRYDNRYDNNGAVIGGLAAGALLGGIIASQPRARAYGSSHAEYCYSRYRSYRAYDNTYQPNYGPRRQCR from the coding sequence ATGAACAAATTCGGCATCATTGCCCTGTCGATAGCGACGGCCTTCTCGGGAATGCCGGCCTCGGCAGCCCCGGTCTTCGTGCCAAGCCCGACGCTATCGGCCCAGCCGGCGCCTCAAAATACCGATGCCCGGATCATGACCGTCGCCTGCAACCCATACTCCATCGTCTGCTCGGGCGATGGCGATAACCGCAGATCCTACCGCAACCGCGACCGCGACAACGATCGAGACCGCGACCGCCGCAGCTACCGCGACCGCCGCTACGACCGTGACGACCGCTATGGCGGGGACCGCCGCTACGATCGCCGGTATCGCCGATATGACAACCGATATGACAATAACGGTGCCGTCATCGGCGGCCTGGCAGCCGGCGCCCTCCTGGGCGGCATCATCGCTTCGCAGCCGCGCGCACGTGCCTATGGTTCTTCGCATGCGGAGTACTGCTATAGCCGCTACCGGTCATACCGCGCCTATGACAATACCTACCAGCCGAACTACGGCCCGCGCCGCCAGTGCCGCTAA
- a CDS encoding GNAT family N-acetyltransferase has translation MTSGDAAKPAGPVVLLPPDLENLSGFEAALAAGWSPDPRRASDETYVRGELQRLRQDRAKFLGDLIPDGRRHAGSGSPPLTTRLFWIWDGEFCGSISLRFQVGTEELPPEVSGHVGYSVVPWKQRNGHATTALSLLMAVASKEGLDRLVVLCNEDNDASRRVIERNGGELFMRGPHSSDRPDQIKLYFWLKPGAAG, from the coding sequence ATGACATCTGGAGATGCAGCAAAGCCCGCCGGCCCCGTCGTCCTGCTGCCGCCGGATCTGGAGAACCTGTCAGGCTTCGAAGCGGCGCTCGCCGCCGGCTGGTCTCCCGATCCGCGCCGCGCGAGCGACGAAACCTATGTTCGCGGCGAGCTTCAGCGACTGCGCCAGGACCGGGCGAAGTTCCTCGGCGATCTCATTCCTGATGGCAGGCGGCACGCCGGGTCCGGATCGCCGCCTCTGACCACCCGTCTGTTCTGGATCTGGGACGGCGAATTCTGCGGCAGCATCAGCCTACGTTTTCAAGTGGGCACCGAGGAATTGCCGCCCGAGGTGTCGGGCCATGTGGGATATTCCGTCGTGCCGTGGAAACAGCGCAATGGCCACGCGACAACCGCGCTAAGCCTTCTCATGGCCGTGGCATCGAAGGAAGGCCTCGACCGCCTGGTCGTCCTCTGCAACGAGGACAACGACGCCTCGCGGCGCGTGATCGAGCGCAATGGCGGCGAATTGTTCATGCGCGGCCCGCACTCCTCCGACAGGCCCGATCAGATCAAACTGTATTTCTGGCTGAAGCCCGGAGCCGCCGGCTGA
- a CDS encoding sensor histidine kinase gives MAKAQYANPSLWWRLSWQLSIVFVAVVAAVIVGLCVYGAMILSPNVGTEDELTAVLDEALGREADGRLVITDSPRLRSFKAEAERLWFIVADQDGRTVSYGAIPQAYRGLADYIRLIKEGDIRGAKETDESASIDAMETRLGTFRVMYGGDPSRSSTFLTMLIETYPIYIPLLAVSLPAVFLAVPRIVGRALRGISEVAREAAEIEPRRRGARLPVDGIPREVAPLVNAFNGTLERLESEFRKRQRFLMDAAHELRTPIAIMQTRIDGMPDGRERQRLLDDVARLGHAAEQLLDFERNDQAADLDEPVDLVEIARGVVADLAPLAIGAGYQISFQSEVERLERKGSPSALPRAMSNLVRNAIDHGGNSGMVTVSVSRSPSGGGRITVADEGPGIPAEHRELVFEPFYRVTPKSSGAGLGLSLVKQVAANHGGEVSIESSAAGTQVTIELA, from the coding sequence ATGGCCAAGGCGCAATACGCCAATCCGTCGCTTTGGTGGCGGCTCAGCTGGCAGCTGAGTATCGTCTTCGTCGCCGTGGTGGCGGCTGTCATCGTCGGGCTCTGCGTCTATGGCGCGATGATCCTCTCGCCCAATGTGGGCACGGAGGATGAGCTTACCGCGGTGCTCGACGAAGCGCTGGGGCGGGAGGCTGACGGCAGGCTCGTGATTACCGACAGCCCGCGTCTCAGGTCGTTCAAGGCGGAAGCCGAAAGACTCTGGTTCATCGTCGCGGACCAGGATGGGCGGACGGTCTCCTACGGCGCGATCCCCCAGGCTTATCGCGGGCTTGCCGACTACATCCGCCTCATCAAGGAGGGCGACATTCGCGGCGCCAAGGAGACGGACGAGAGCGCGTCGATCGACGCGATGGAAACGCGGCTCGGCACCTTCAGGGTAATGTATGGTGGAGACCCGAGCAGGAGTTCGACCTTCCTGACCATGCTGATTGAGACCTATCCCATCTACATACCGCTGCTTGCGGTCTCCCTGCCGGCTGTCTTCCTCGCCGTGCCGCGGATCGTCGGACGCGCGCTCCGGGGGATCAGCGAGGTGGCGCGCGAGGCGGCTGAGATCGAGCCGCGCCGGCGTGGCGCGCGCCTTCCCGTGGACGGCATTCCCCGGGAAGTGGCGCCGCTGGTGAACGCCTTCAACGGCACTCTGGAGCGGCTCGAGAGCGAATTCCGGAAACGCCAGCGATTTCTGATGGACGCGGCGCATGAGCTTCGGACCCCTATCGCCATCATGCAGACGCGGATCGACGGCATGCCCGACGGGCGCGAGCGGCAGCGGCTGCTCGACGACGTGGCGCGGCTTGGGCACGCGGCCGAGCAGTTGCTCGATTTCGAGCGCAACGATCAGGCGGCTGACCTCGACGAACCCGTCGATCTGGTCGAGATCGCCCGCGGCGTGGTGGCCGATCTCGCGCCACTGGCGATCGGCGCCGGCTACCAAATTTCGTTTCAAAGCGAGGTCGAGAGGCTCGAACGCAAGGGCAGCCCTTCCGCCCTGCCACGGGCCATGAGCAACCTCGTGCGCAATGCCATTGACCATGGCGGCAATAGCGGCATGGTCACGGTTTCGGTGTCGCGCTCGCCTTCCGGCGGCGGCCGGATCACCGTCGCCGACGAAGGGCCGGGTATTCCGGCCGAACACCGGGAGCTGGTGTTCGAGCCATTCTATCGCGTCACCCCGAAGAGCAGTGGCGCCGGTCTCGGCCTCAGCCTCGTCAAGCAGGTCGCCGCAAACCATGGCGGCGAGGTCAGCATCGAGAGCAGTGCTGCCGGGACGCAGGTGACGATCGAACTCGCATAA
- a CDS encoding DUF3313 domain-containing protein, with translation MLRQFSTATFARVHRRRRPDSVRSNPFPFSFPVASRGLSLALPLALAMAAAGCSSVPLKEAGTLSSYGNLGAPKGRLSKSRVYVDGTRLSPAKTVSIVPTTFAFSAATRVKSDADRVMVANALDRALCISLSDKYQLVSAGQPADLTIRSVVTDIVPTNKAMAGVSTAVTVGTGFVLPVGVPRLPAGLGGLAVEAEAVDSGGVQRAAIVWSRGANSLQNNPRVSEVGDAYSLASKFSSEFSRMLIKGKEPKGLDISLPTGQRMKSWLGGKPKYAACDAFGRPPGLMGAVAAKYGAPPQWTEKKPKPAATY, from the coding sequence ATGTTGCGGCAATTCTCGACCGCCACTTTCGCCCGAGTTCATCGGCGACGGAGGCCAGACAGCGTGCGCAGCAATCCATTCCCATTTTCCTTCCCCGTGGCGTCGAGAGGCTTGTCCCTCGCTCTGCCGCTGGCGCTCGCCATGGCCGCGGCCGGTTGCAGCTCGGTGCCACTGAAGGAGGCCGGCACGCTTTCTTCCTATGGTAATCTCGGCGCGCCGAAGGGCAGGCTGTCGAAATCGCGCGTCTATGTCGATGGGACGCGCCTTAGCCCGGCAAAGACGGTGAGCATCGTGCCGACGACCTTCGCCTTCAGCGCCGCGACCCGCGTCAAATCGGACGCCGACCGCGTGATGGTGGCGAACGCGCTGGACCGGGCGCTCTGCATTTCGCTCAGCGACAAATATCAGCTGGTCTCAGCGGGCCAGCCGGCGGACCTGACAATCCGCTCGGTCGTCACCGACATCGTGCCGACCAACAAGGCGATGGCTGGTGTTTCGACCGCCGTGACCGTCGGCACCGGTTTTGTGCTGCCGGTCGGCGTGCCGCGGCTGCCGGCCGGCCTCGGCGGACTGGCGGTCGAGGCGGAAGCCGTCGACAGCGGTGGCGTGCAGCGGGCGGCGATCGTCTGGTCGCGCGGAGCAAACTCGCTGCAGAACAATCCTCGCGTTTCCGAAGTCGGCGACGCCTATAGCCTGGCTTCGAAATTCAGCAGCGAGTTTTCCCGCATGCTGATCAAAGGCAAGGAGCCGAAGGGATTGGATATCTCGCTGCCCACGGGGCAGCGGATGAAATCCTGGCTCGGCGGCAAACCGAAATACGCCGCCTGCGACGCCTTCGGCCGGCCGCCCGGACTGATGGGGGCTGTGGCCGCCAAATATGGCGCGCCGCCGCAATGGACCGAGAAAAAGCCGAAACCGGCCGCGACCTATTGA